The proteins below come from a single Gimesia alba genomic window:
- a CDS encoding FAD-binding oxidoreductase, giving the protein MVDSTNQTITQEAPPLDELKSGSPPFTSLVQQLTQVVGQANILYNADELLVYECDGYIVDKSAPDIVIFPTSTEQVSKIVKLCNQFNVPFLARGAGTSLSGGCLPIGGGVMIVLTKMKQILEINLRDRYAIVEPGMVNLHLTNALKGTGYHYAPDPSSQGSCTIGGNIATNSGGPHTLKYGVTTNHVLGLEAVLPDGSIIELGGPTAETPGYDLHGLYVGNEGTFGICTKAIVRITRDPESHRTMLAVFQTIADATRAISAIIAAGIIPSALEMMDHGIIQAVEEAFHFGFPLDAGAVLLIEVDGLEIALDEEVRQILEICESCNVREIQRADTPEERQLIWKSRKQAFGAIGRLSPSYCTQDGVVPRTRLPEILEFIEATSKKYNMRIVNVFHAGDGNVHPILLFDERDQEQIQKVLEASEEILEKCLELGGSVTGEHGIGVEKINFMSRIFNETDLDTMETVRDIFNPRQICSRDKVLPQHQSDEKAGVVQSHPARRAPH; this is encoded by the coding sequence ATGGTTGATTCCACCAACCAGACGATCACTCAAGAAGCCCCCCCGTTAGATGAACTGAAATCGGGGAGCCCGCCTTTTACATCATTGGTGCAACAGTTAACACAAGTTGTTGGCCAAGCCAACATCCTGTATAACGCCGACGAATTACTGGTCTACGAATGCGATGGTTACATCGTTGATAAATCCGCTCCCGATATCGTGATTTTCCCGACATCGACCGAGCAGGTCTCGAAAATCGTCAAGCTCTGCAATCAGTTCAATGTTCCGTTTCTGGCCCGTGGTGCAGGTACCAGTCTTTCCGGCGGTTGCCTTCCCATTGGCGGCGGGGTCATGATTGTTCTGACCAAGATGAAACAGATTTTGGAAATCAACCTGCGAGACCGCTATGCCATCGTGGAACCAGGCATGGTAAATCTGCATCTGACGAATGCCCTCAAAGGGACCGGATATCACTATGCTCCCGATCCTTCCAGCCAGGGCTCCTGTACCATTGGGGGAAATATTGCGACGAATTCGGGTGGCCCCCATACCCTGAAATATGGAGTGACAACCAACCATGTCCTCGGACTGGAAGCAGTCTTGCCCGATGGTTCGATCATCGAACTGGGTGGCCCCACGGCAGAAACGCCCGGTTATGATCTGCATGGTCTGTACGTCGGCAACGAAGGCACATTCGGAATTTGTACCAAAGCCATCGTCAGGATCACCCGCGATCCGGAATCGCACCGCACCATGCTGGCGGTATTTCAAACGATCGCCGATGCCACTCGCGCCATCTCTGCCATCATCGCTGCAGGTATCATTCCGTCTGCACTGGAAATGATGGATCATGGAATTATCCAGGCCGTCGAAGAAGCATTTCACTTCGGCTTCCCCCTGGATGCTGGTGCCGTCTTGCTGATTGAAGTCGATGGACTGGAAATCGCCCTCGACGAAGAGGTCCGTCAGATCCTGGAGATCTGTGAAAGCTGTAATGTCCGGGAAATTCAAAGAGCCGATACCCCGGAAGAACGACAACTCATCTGGAAAAGCCGCAAACAGGCGTTTGGCGCCATCGGCCGACTCAGCCCGAGCTATTGCACTCAGGACGGCGTAGTCCCGCGAACGCGTCTCCCGGAAATCCTCGAATTCATCGAAGCCACCAGTAAAAAGTACAACATGCGGATCGTGAATGTATTCCATGCCGGCGATGGCAACGTGCATCCGATCCTGTTGTTCGATGAGCGCGATCAGGAACAAATCCAGAAAGTTCTGGAAGCCAGTGAAGAGATCCTCGAAAAGTGCCTGGAGTTGGGAGGCAGTGTAACAGGGGAACATGGAATTGGTGTAGAAAAAATCAACTTTATGAGTCGGATCTTCAATGAAACGGATCTGGACACAATGGAAACGGTGCGCGATATTTTTAATCCCCGTCAAATCTGCAGCCGGGACAAAGTTCTGCCTCAGCATCAATCTGATGAGAAAGCAGGGGTGGTCCAGTCGCATCCCGCACGTCGTGCACCACATTGA
- a CDS encoding DUF3604 domain-containing protein — MTSGLNNYFGDLHNHNQVGYAQGSLDRSFEIARNHLDFYAFTPHSYWPDVEDYDGKITHKWKNGFHIARSRWPEVVELAKQFEQPGEFVTILGYERHGTQEGDYHILFPDLKGDYELIEDLSELQAFARQRGCLLIPHHPANRLGHRGFDASKMDPAVSPVLEIHSEWGCAEHDRAPFPYKRHTEGGRWTKHTLQSYLNQGYRLGVVASTDDHLGHPGGYREGLAAIKAAELTREALFDAIRNRRTYAVTGDRIELDFFLNDQMMGQELEFTSERRLKVHVRGWDEIDRVEVLKNGRVIHRDFPVDREPDQSAWDKPVVLRFEYGWGPWPALGWGGTADWNFTVDIAGGQLQQMHPCFTTGPLDEFRRDRILEQTPNQLKVQSFTALKQQVDDWSQKAIVMRIQGDANTKVSISCNQPSECQLTQTFAELATSNEMLFTRPFPWESAMLHRLVFQDNWETEFEFEDHSDGNKDDWYYVRVIQANGEMAWSSPIWVNKK; from the coding sequence ATGACATCAGGCTTGAACAACTACTTTGGCGACCTGCACAATCACAATCAGGTGGGCTATGCGCAGGGATCTCTGGACCGCTCCTTCGAGATCGCCCGCAATCACCTCGACTTTTATGCCTTCACGCCTCACTCCTATTGGCCTGATGTGGAAGACTACGACGGAAAAATCACGCATAAATGGAAAAACGGATTCCATATCGCACGGTCTCGCTGGCCGGAAGTCGTCGAACTGGCCAAACAGTTTGAGCAACCGGGAGAGTTCGTCACCATTCTGGGATACGAACGCCATGGCACACAGGAAGGGGACTACCACATTCTCTTCCCGGACTTGAAGGGAGACTATGAACTCATCGAAGATCTGTCTGAACTTCAGGCATTCGCCCGACAACGAGGCTGCCTGCTGATTCCCCATCATCCCGCCAATCGCCTCGGGCACCGTGGTTTTGATGCCAGCAAAATGGATCCCGCTGTTTCCCCCGTTCTGGAAATACACTCGGAATGGGGTTGCGCCGAACATGATCGTGCACCGTTTCCCTACAAACGCCACACGGAAGGGGGACGTTGGACCAAACATACGCTGCAATCGTACTTAAACCAGGGCTACCGACTCGGAGTCGTCGCCAGTACCGACGATCACCTGGGACATCCCGGCGGCTACCGCGAAGGACTCGCCGCCATCAAAGCTGCCGAGCTGACCCGCGAAGCCCTGTTTGATGCGATCCGCAACCGGCGGACCTACGCCGTGACCGGAGATCGGATTGAACTCGACTTTTTCCTGAACGACCAGATGATGGGACAGGAATTAGAGTTCACTTCAGAGCGTCGGCTCAAAGTCCATGTCCGGGGCTGGGATGAAATTGATCGCGTCGAAGTCCTGAAGAATGGACGTGTGATTCACCGGGATTTCCCCGTCGATCGAGAACCGGATCAGAGTGCCTGGGACAAACCGGTTGTCCTGCGATTCGAATACGGCTGGGGTCCCTGGCCGGCTTTAGGCTGGGGTGGAACAGCTGACTGGAATTTTACCGTCGATATCGCAGGGGGACAGCTCCAGCAAATGCACCCCTGTTTTACCACAGGTCCGCTCGACGAGTTTCGCCGCGATCGCATTCTGGAGCAAACGCCGAACCAGCTCAAGGTTCAATCCTTCACCGCCCTCAAACAGCAGGTGGATGACTGGTCCCAGAAAGCAATCGTGATGCGGATTCAGGGAGACGCCAATACAAAGGTCTCGATTTCCTGCAATCAGCCCAGCGAATGTCAGCTTACCCAGACATTTGCTGAGCTTGCCACCAGTAATGAAATGCTGTTTACCCGACCGTTTCCCTGGGAATCGGCTATGTTGCATCGACTCGTGTTCCAGGACAACTGGGAAACCGAATTTGAATTTGAAGATCACAGCGACGGAAACAAGGACGACTGGTACTATGTCCGTGTGATTCAAGCCAACGGGGAAATGGCCTGGTCCAGCCCTATCTGGGTCAATAAAAAGTGA
- a CDS encoding mercuric reductase, producing MSNSIQVAPSDEFNQRLVEHVHPPDWVNPQPAGRYNLVVIGAGTAGLVTAAGAAGLGAKVALIERHLMGGDCLNTGCVPSKALIRSAKAAHAVVKAKQFGIEVNPADVSTHFDQAMERMRKLRSEISVHDSAQRFKDLGVDVFIGDGKFLNENTIEVNDQKLHFKRAVITTGARAAVPNIEGIKEAGYLTNETVFSLTERPRRLAVIGAGPIGCELAQTFARLGTEVTLLQSHAQILPREDRDAATIIHRQLEADGVKLILNAKTTRVSRTDQTRQLSIQSGNEHIQLDVDEILVAAGRAPNVEGLNLENAGVSYDERHGVSVNDYLQTSNPAIYSAGDICSRFQFTHSADFQARIVIGNALFKGWSKTSQLLIPWCTYTDPEIAHVGLYEHEAHEQNIAIQTFIQEFSGVDRAILDGETDGFVKIHTKQGTDRILGATIVAAHAGDLISEISVAMKSGMGLKKLASVIHPYPTQADAIRKIGDQFNRTRLSPFIKRLFSKWLEWTR from the coding sequence ATGTCCAATTCCATCCAGGTTGCTCCATCAGATGAATTTAACCAGCGGTTAGTCGAACACGTCCACCCGCCCGACTGGGTCAATCCCCAACCGGCAGGACGCTACAATCTGGTTGTGATCGGTGCGGGGACAGCGGGCCTTGTGACGGCAGCCGGTGCTGCAGGACTGGGCGCCAAAGTTGCATTAATTGAACGACACCTGATGGGGGGAGACTGCCTGAATACAGGTTGTGTCCCTTCCAAAGCCCTCATTCGCTCGGCCAAGGCAGCGCACGCGGTTGTGAAAGCAAAGCAGTTCGGCATCGAAGTCAATCCAGCAGACGTCTCAACTCATTTCGATCAAGCCATGGAACGCATGCGCAAACTTCGTTCTGAAATCAGCGTGCATGACTCCGCACAACGGTTCAAAGATCTGGGTGTGGATGTATTTATTGGCGACGGAAAATTTCTCAACGAAAATACCATCGAAGTCAACGATCAAAAACTCCATTTCAAAAGAGCCGTCATCACGACAGGTGCCCGCGCTGCAGTCCCCAACATTGAAGGAATTAAAGAAGCAGGCTATCTCACCAATGAAACGGTTTTCTCACTGACAGAGCGTCCCAGACGTCTGGCTGTGATCGGCGCCGGACCCATCGGTTGTGAACTCGCCCAGACTTTCGCTCGCTTAGGTACGGAAGTGACCTTGCTGCAATCGCACGCCCAGATCTTACCGCGTGAGGACCGTGATGCAGCGACGATTATTCACCGACAACTGGAAGCTGATGGGGTGAAACTGATTCTGAACGCCAAAACCACCCGCGTCAGCAGAACGGATCAAACCAGGCAACTCAGCATTCAATCGGGAAACGAACACATTCAACTGGATGTTGATGAAATTCTCGTCGCTGCCGGGCGCGCCCCCAATGTCGAGGGACTGAATCTGGAAAACGCCGGCGTGTCCTACGATGAACGGCACGGAGTTTCCGTTAACGATTACCTGCAGACATCCAACCCGGCGATCTATAGTGCGGGAGATATCTGCTCTCGTTTTCAGTTCACACACAGTGCCGATTTCCAGGCACGCATTGTAATCGGAAATGCACTCTTCAAAGGCTGGAGTAAAACCAGTCAGCTCTTAATTCCCTGGTGTACTTACACCGATCCGGAAATTGCCCACGTCGGTCTGTATGAGCATGAAGCACACGAACAGAACATCGCCATTCAAACTTTCATCCAGGAATTCAGCGGCGTGGACCGGGCGATTCTGGATGGCGAAACCGACGGCTTTGTCAAAATCCATACGAAGCAGGGCACAGATCGAATTTTAGGTGCCACCATCGTGGCTGCTCACGCGGGCGATCTCATCTCTGAAATTTCTGTGGCGATGAAGTCCGGGATGGGGCTCAAAAAACTGGCCAGTGTCATTCATCCCTATCCCACACAGGCGGACGCCATCCGGAAAATTGGCGATCAGTTCAACCGCACGCGTCTCAGTCCGTTCATCAAACGTCTGTTCTCAAAGTGGCTCGAGTGGACTCGCTAA
- a CDS encoding TVP38/TMEM64 family protein produces the protein MTSADPETELPEQTESQNAEHTSAKASHVSRTGTWIRLAVFVLLAGIISLAYYNFRDVLTLKYLATQETNWRDFASQHPVAIYLIAFLIYTSITGLSLPGAVPLTLTYGWFFGFWKALLLVSFSSTAGATLAFLTSRYLFRSAIQSRYGERFAVINQQFEKEGAFYLFILRLVPAFPFFLINVLMGLTTIRAWTFWWVSQIGMLAGTAVFVYAGTSVPTLQELSEQGAKGILTPQLIIAFILLGTFPLLIKKIVNRIQSRS, from the coding sequence GTGACCAGCGCTGACCCAGAGACAGAACTGCCTGAGCAAACGGAATCACAAAACGCGGAACACACTTCTGCCAAAGCAAGCCACGTCTCGCGAACAGGTACCTGGATCCGATTGGCGGTTTTCGTACTCCTGGCGGGTATCATCAGTCTGGCTTATTATAATTTCCGAGATGTGCTGACTCTCAAATACCTAGCAACTCAGGAAACAAACTGGAGAGATTTCGCAAGTCAACATCCGGTGGCCATCTACCTGATTGCCTTCCTGATCTACACCAGCATCACGGGGCTGTCGCTCCCGGGCGCCGTACCGCTGACTTTAACCTATGGCTGGTTTTTTGGTTTCTGGAAAGCCTTGCTGCTCGTCAGTTTTTCTTCGACGGCAGGTGCCACTCTCGCTTTTTTAACCAGTCGGTATCTGTTTCGATCGGCGATTCAATCCCGCTATGGAGAACGCTTCGCGGTCATCAATCAGCAGTTTGAAAAAGAGGGCGCGTTTTATCTGTTCATCTTGCGACTTGTGCCCGCATTTCCTTTTTTTCTGATCAACGTCTTAATGGGACTGACCACCATCCGGGCCTGGACCTTCTGGTGGGTCAGCCAGATCGGCATGCTTGCCGGAACCGCTGTTTTTGTCTATGCCGGCACGAGTGTCCCGACATTACAAGAGTTATCAGAGCAGGGCGCCAAAGGGATATTAACCCCGCAATTGATCATCGCCTTTATTCTCCTGGGCACTTTTCCGCTGCTGATAAAAAAAATCGTCAATCGTATTCAAAGCCGTTCCTGA
- the rho gene encoding transcription termination factor Rho → MAAKSSETSDKPKPTRRRTTKPRKKVAPPTEDTFEKSESDALQDEYHRKAEENLELFENSHSSQSEAEPEREPVSMSDNPAESVGENNSEQTDGDRSEKTGGNRRRRRRRRKSDGSNNAQGQNQGRQGGGGNRGRSNNRGGGGRSRSGSGGRTQARRPRSASTAANENISGTIEGVLELHPKAYGFIRDPKSNYKAQDSDAFVSSSLIEKHNLREGILIRGEVGPGTRGQGPRLKSIETIDGRTVEEYMEIKSFDELTPINPFEQIKLETGPMPITMRIMDLLTPIGKGQRALVVAPPRTGKTMLLQDIAEAVSKNHPEVRLMVLLIDERPEEVTEMERSIKGEVISSSMDRDVESHVRTSQLIFERGKRLAEAGEDAFILLDSITRTARAFNKWVGNTGRTMSGGLDVKAMDIPKKMFGTARRFDEGGSLTVLGTALIDTGSRMDEVIFQEFKGTGNMEMVLSRELSDRRIFPAIDITLSGTRREEKILDPEVLEGVTMLRRSLISLSPVEAMEQLSSTLKKFPTNKEFLEKIRAIL, encoded by the coding sequence ATGGCTGCAAAAAGTTCTGAAACTTCTGACAAACCCAAACCCACACGTCGAAGAACAACCAAACCTCGAAAAAAAGTGGCCCCCCCAACAGAAGATACTTTTGAAAAAAGCGAATCAGATGCGCTGCAAGACGAATACCACCGTAAAGCAGAAGAAAATCTCGAACTATTCGAAAACTCTCATTCATCTCAGAGTGAAGCAGAACCTGAAAGAGAACCTGTAAGTATGTCAGATAATCCTGCTGAATCCGTAGGCGAAAATAACTCAGAACAAACTGATGGCGACCGATCTGAAAAAACAGGTGGCAATCGACGCAGAAGACGTCGCAGAAGAAAATCTGACGGCTCTAATAATGCACAAGGACAAAACCAGGGACGCCAGGGTGGCGGCGGAAATCGAGGCCGCTCAAATAACAGAGGTGGAGGCGGCCGTTCTCGTTCTGGTTCTGGTGGACGCACACAAGCCCGACGGCCGCGTTCGGCTTCAACCGCAGCCAATGAAAATATCTCCGGAACCATTGAAGGCGTCTTGGAACTTCACCCCAAAGCATACGGCTTTATTCGAGATCCCAAATCCAATTACAAAGCACAGGACTCAGACGCGTTTGTTTCCAGCTCCCTGATCGAAAAACACAATCTCCGCGAAGGTATTTTAATTCGAGGAGAAGTCGGCCCCGGAACCAGAGGACAGGGACCACGACTCAAGAGCATTGAAACCATTGATGGTCGTACCGTCGAAGAATACATGGAAATTAAATCCTTCGACGAACTGACTCCCATCAATCCCTTCGAACAGATCAAACTCGAAACAGGTCCCATGCCCATCACAATGCGCATCATGGATCTGCTCACTCCGATCGGGAAAGGGCAAAGAGCACTTGTTGTCGCGCCTCCTCGAACCGGAAAAACCATGCTCTTACAGGATATTGCGGAAGCAGTCAGTAAGAACCATCCCGAAGTTCGCCTGATGGTGTTGTTGATCGATGAACGCCCCGAAGAAGTCACGGAAATGGAACGCTCAATCAAAGGCGAAGTCATCTCCTCATCAATGGACCGGGACGTCGAAAGTCATGTTCGCACCAGCCAGCTCATTTTTGAACGTGGCAAACGTCTGGCCGAAGCGGGAGAAGATGCCTTCATCCTCTTGGACAGTATCACGCGAACCGCACGTGCCTTCAATAAATGGGTTGGCAACACCGGACGCACCATGAGTGGCGGTCTGGATGTCAAAGCGATGGATATTCCCAAAAAGATGTTTGGAACCGCGCGTCGCTTTGATGAAGGGGGCTCCCTGACCGTACTGGGAACAGCACTGATTGACACTGGCAGCCGCATGGACGAAGTCATTTTCCAGGAATTCAAAGGGACCGGTAATATGGAAATGGTTCTCAGTCGGGAACTATCCGACCGACGCATCTTTCCTGCGATTGATATCACGCTTTCCGGAACCCGTCGTGAAGAAAAGATTCTGGATCCCGAAGTTCTCGAAGGTGTCACTATGCTCCGCAGAAGTCTGATTTCGCTCAGCCCTGTTGAAGCAATGGAACAACTCAGCAGTACACTCAAGAAATTTCCAACGAACAAAGAATTTCTGGAAAAAATCCGGGCGATTCTTTAG
- a CDS encoding M48 family metalloprotease, producing the protein MPRYIRTTHGSRNSSFKMRLVIAAGIALFSFISYLMKADVNEITGETQQVALTEQQEIALGLKAMPTILKRHHGEHPDQQAQAYVDRVGNRLLESLNNALRKQGRQNPYRFDFHLLNDDQVVNAFALPGGQIFITAALYDQLETEGQLAGVLGHEIGHVLSRHGAQQIAKRQLTQGLVGAAGVAGGDVSSAKMAQIIGSMVNMKYGRNDELESDRWGVEIMVLAGYDPYAMIGVMKILKRSAGAGRQPELFSTHPDPGNRIERIKEMIQRSYPPNTLSNLEP; encoded by the coding sequence ATGCCGCGCTATATTCGGACAACTCACGGATCACGAAATTCCTCCTTCAAAATGCGTCTGGTCATCGCGGCTGGAATTGCGCTGTTTTCGTTCATTTCCTATCTGATGAAAGCCGACGTCAATGAAATCACGGGCGAGACTCAGCAGGTCGCTCTGACTGAACAGCAGGAAATCGCCTTAGGGCTAAAGGCAATGCCTACGATTCTCAAACGGCATCATGGAGAACATCCGGACCAGCAAGCCCAGGCATACGTTGATCGTGTTGGGAACCGTTTGCTAGAAAGTTTAAATAACGCTTTAAGAAAACAAGGCCGACAGAACCCTTATCGTTTTGATTTTCATCTGCTCAATGACGATCAGGTCGTCAACGCGTTTGCCTTACCGGGGGGGCAGATTTTCATCACCGCTGCACTCTATGATCAACTTGAAACAGAAGGGCAACTGGCGGGAGTACTGGGGCATGAAATCGGCCATGTCCTTTCCCGGCACGGGGCACAACAAATAGCAAAGCGACAGTTAACCCAGGGGTTAGTCGGGGCGGCTGGTGTCGCGGGCGGAGATGTCAGCAGTGCGAAAATGGCGCAAATAATCGGTTCGATGGTGAATATGAAATATGGCAGAAACGATGAACTGGAATCCGATCGTTGGGGAGTCGAAATCATGGTCCTGGCTGGCTACGACCCTTATGCCATGATCGGAGTGATGAAGATCCTCAAACGATCTGCAGGAGCAGGTAGACAGCCGGAACTATTCAGCACTCATCCCGATCCCGGAAACCGGATCGAGCGTATCAAAGAGATGATTCAACGGTCCTATCCTCCCAACACTCTGTCTAATCTGGAACCATAG